Proteins from a genomic interval of Thermoanaerobacterium thermosaccharolyticum DSM 571:
- a CDS encoding CheR family methyltransferase, whose translation MNYDEFLLKIFNLTGIDLSLYKEKQMKRRIDSFIANNNCQSYDIFYDRLTKDTKVYKEFLKYITINVTEFFRNFDQWMILKNEILPKIIKKNMRIWSAACSTGEEAYSLAMIISNFIDLNQVNIIATDIDDVVLEKAKKGIYSNKSLEKVPKEYLKYFSCYNENNYIISEELRKNIVFKKHNLLLDKFPENIDLIVCRNVLIYFNDKAKEEIYKKFYSSLSTEGILFVGSTEQIIFPFKYNFTPVKTFFYKKMSK comes from the coding sequence TTGAATTATGACGAATTTTTACTGAAGATATTTAATTTAACTGGTATAGATTTATCACTTTATAAAGAAAAACAGATGAAAAGAAGAATAGATTCATTTATAGCAAATAATAATTGTCAAAGTTATGATATTTTTTATGATAGACTTACTAAAGATACAAAAGTGTACAAAGAATTTTTAAAATATATTACGATAAATGTAACAGAATTTTTTAGGAATTTTGATCAATGGATGATACTTAAGAATGAAATACTTCCCAAGATAATCAAAAAAAACATGAGAATTTGGAGTGCTGCATGCTCAACAGGTGAAGAAGCTTATAGTCTTGCAATGATAATTTCAAACTTTATTGATCTAAACCAAGTGAATATTATTGCGACTGATATAGATGATGTTGTACTTGAAAAGGCTAAAAAAGGAATATATAGTAATAAGAGTTTAGAAAAAGTTCCTAAGGAATATTTAAAATATTTTTCGTGCTATAATGAGAATAACTATATAATTTCTGAGGAATTGAGAAAAAATATTGTTTTTAAAAAGCATAACTTGTTACTAGACAAATTTCCTGAAAATATTGATTTGATTGTATGTAGAAACGTATTAATATATTTTAATGATAAAGCGAAAGAAGAAATATATAAAAAATTTTATTCGAGCCTTAGCACAGAAGGCATTCTTTTTGTTGGTAGCACGGAGCAAATTATTTTTCCGTTTAAATACAATTTTACACCTGTTAAGACATTTTTTTACAAAA
- a CDS encoding NAD(P)/FAD-dependent oxidoreductase, which yields MKKVFVIGCGAAGMMAALMSSIKGNKVTIFEKNDRPGKKLLITGKGRCNVTNTATIKEFIENTPTNGKFLYSALNRFSNSDLIEFLNKNGLMTKVERGGRVFPVSDRSKDVLDVLLKLIKANGIDIHYNARVTDILSDSSRVLGIVVNGKKEYCDSIILSTGGLSYPSTGSTGDGYDMAKKLGHTIIDLHPALVPFVTAEDVSGMMGLSLKNINAKLYVNDKFIKEEFGEMLFTHFGLSGPVILTLSSYIKNINKSNVVIKLDLKPALTYEKLNDRIQRDFKKYLKKEFKNSLNDLLPRSLTPYVIKQSGINPDKKVSEVSKLERNALVHALKELVFHVISKRPIKEAIITSGGVSTKEINPKTMESRLIKGLFFAGEIIDVDALTGGYNLQISFSTGYLAGINS from the coding sequence TTGAAAAAAGTGTTTGTTATTGGTTGTGGTGCGGCAGGAATGATGGCTGCATTGATGAGCTCTATTAAAGGCAATAAAGTAACTATATTTGAAAAAAATGATAGACCTGGCAAGAAGCTGTTGATAACAGGCAAAGGCAGGTGCAATGTAACTAACACCGCAACAATAAAAGAATTTATAGAAAATACTCCAACAAATGGTAAATTTCTTTATAGCGCATTGAATAGATTTTCAAATAGTGATTTGATTGAGTTCTTAAATAAGAATGGTCTTATGACTAAAGTTGAAAGAGGAGGAAGAGTTTTTCCTGTTTCAGATAGATCAAAAGATGTCTTAGATGTGCTTTTAAAACTGATTAAGGCAAATGGGATAGATATTCATTACAATGCCAGAGTTACTGATATTTTATCTGATAGTTCGCGCGTGTTAGGTATAGTTGTAAATGGAAAAAAGGAGTATTGCGATAGCATAATTTTGTCAACTGGCGGATTGTCATATCCATCAACTGGATCTACAGGAGATGGATATGATATGGCAAAAAAGTTAGGACATACAATTATAGATCTGCATCCTGCCTTAGTCCCGTTTGTAACTGCTGAAGATGTAAGTGGAATGATGGGATTATCACTTAAAAATATTAATGCAAAATTGTACGTAAATGATAAGTTTATAAAAGAAGAATTTGGGGAAATGCTTTTTACGCATTTTGGACTGTCCGGACCTGTTATATTAACATTAAGCAGTTATATTAAGAATATTAATAAAAGTAATGTTGTTATAAAATTGGATTTAAAGCCGGCTTTAACATATGAAAAACTTAATGATAGAATACAAAGAGATTTTAAAAAGTATTTAAAGAAAGAATTTAAAAATTCTTTAAATGATTTACTACCACGTTCCTTAACTCCATATGTAATTAAACAAAGCGGTATTAATCCTGATAAAAAGGTTTCGGAAGTATCAAAATTAGAAAGAAATGCTCTGGTGCATGCTTTAAAAGAACTTGTATTCCACGTAATATCAAAAAGACCTATAAAAGAAGCTATTATTACTTCTGGAGGAGTAAGTACAAAAGAGATAAATCCTAAGACAATGGAATCTCGATTAATTAAAGGACTATTTTTTGCTGGTGAGATAATTGATGTTGACGCGTTAACAGGTGGATATAATCTTCAAATATCTTTTTCAACCGGTTATTTAGCTGGAATAAATTCTTAA
- a CDS encoding lysophospholipid acyltransferase family protein, which translates to MFYYIAKYIVLFIINVIFRIEVEGYENIPKDGPIIICPNHISFLDPPIIGAVFTRRIFFMAKAELFKNPIFKFVLSNGLGAFPVKRGTSDLAAIKIALNHLKNGHVVGIFPEGTRSKTGELQKAEPGVSLLSVKGKAPVLPIGIKSTYKLFSKVVIKIGKPIYFDEYQNVHLTSQDMANIGEKIMFEISKLI; encoded by the coding sequence ATGTTTTATTATATCGCAAAATACATTGTTCTCTTTATTATAAATGTAATTTTCAGGATAGAAGTTGAAGGTTATGAGAATATTCCTAAAGATGGGCCTATAATTATTTGCCCAAATCATATAAGTTTTCTGGATCCACCTATTATTGGAGCAGTTTTTACACGAAGAATATTTTTTATGGCAAAAGCCGAGCTTTTTAAAAATCCTATTTTTAAATTTGTTTTAAGCAATGGATTAGGTGCATTCCCAGTAAAAAGAGGCACATCTGATTTAGCCGCTATCAAAATTGCCTTAAATCACTTAAAAAATGGACATGTTGTAGGGATTTTTCCTGAAGGTACCAGGAGTAAAACAGGTGAACTTCAAAAAGCAGAGCCAGGTGTATCATTGTTATCAGTTAAAGGTAAGGCACCTGTTTTACCAATTGGAATAAAGTCAACATATAAGCTATTTTCAAAAGTTGTGATAAAAATTGGTAAGCCTATTTATTTTGATGAATATCAAAATGTTCATTTGACGTCTCAAGATATGGCAAATATAGGTGAAAAGATTATGTTTGAAATTTCTAAATTGATCTAG
- a CDS encoding 4-hydroxy-3-methylbut-2-enyl diphosphate reductase has translation MKILIADNAGFCFGVKRAVKVAYDQINRDDNRRTYTYGELIHNPQVVRDLEDKGIKTIDGIDNLKENDRIIIRTHGIPEKTYKDLKEKKIELIDMTCPFVKRVQKIVNGYYKKGYTIVIIGDKNHPEVIGVNGWCDNSAYVIESVNDVQLLPYIDKACVVAQTTITQKMWEDSLNLLKLKVNELVSFNTICDATNKRQSSAEEISKKADVMIVIGGKNSSNTQKLKRICEKNCKRTIQVENADEIDLSIFNDNDIVGITAGASTPDYLIQEVINKIAINRKEDTNG, from the coding sequence ATGAAAATATTAATAGCAGATAATGCAGGGTTTTGCTTTGGTGTAAAAAGAGCCGTAAAAGTAGCGTATGATCAAATAAATCGAGATGATAATAGACGGACATATACTTATGGGGAACTTATACACAATCCACAAGTAGTAAGGGATTTAGAAGATAAGGGAATAAAAACAATAGATGGAATTGATAATTTAAAAGAAAATGATAGAATAATTATTAGAACTCATGGTATACCAGAGAAAACATATAAAGATTTAAAAGAGAAAAAAATTGAATTAATTGATATGACTTGTCCTTTTGTAAAGAGAGTCCAAAAGATAGTAAATGGTTATTATAAAAAAGGTTATACTATCGTTATAATAGGCGATAAAAATCATCCAGAAGTCATAGGAGTAAATGGATGGTGCGACAATTCAGCTTATGTGATAGAATCAGTAAATGACGTTCAATTGCTACCGTATATTGACAAGGCTTGCGTTGTGGCACAGACAACGATAACACAAAAAATGTGGGAAGATAGTTTGAATTTATTAAAACTTAAAGTTAATGAATTGGTATCATTTAATACAATATGTGATGCTACAAACAAAAGGCAATCATCTGCTGAAGAGATATCTAAAAAAGCTGATGTGATGATTGTTATCGGTGGGAAAAACAGTTCGAATACTCAAAAATTAAAAAGAATATGCGAAAAGAATTGTAAGAGAACTATTCAGGTGGAGAACGCTGACGAAATTGATTTAAGTATTTTTAATGATAATGATATTGTAGGTATTACTGCAGGTGCTTCAACGCCAGATTATTTAATACAAGAAGTGATAAACAAAATTGCAATTAATAGAAAGGAAGATACTAATGGATGA
- the speD gene encoding adenosylmethionine decarboxylase, translating into MNALGRHILAEIYGCDENVLDDCELIEDIMVKAAIEAGAEVREVAFHKFSPQGVSGVVVISESHITIHTWPELGYAAVDVFTCGNNVNPWNACNYLTKMLKAKNMTATEVKRGVFEQPVKVVNM; encoded by the coding sequence ATGAATGCTTTGGGTCGCCATATATTGGCAGAAATTTATGGTTGCGATGAAAATGTTCTTGATGATTGTGAATTAATAGAAGACATAATGGTAAAAGCAGCTATTGAAGCAGGTGCTGAAGTTCGTGAAGTTGCTTTCCATAAATTCAGCCCCCAGGGCGTTAGTGGAGTTGTAGTTATTTCAGAATCACATATAACAATTCATACTTGGCCGGAACTAGGGTATGCAGCCGTTGATGTGTTTACCTGTGGAAATAATGTGAATCCTTGGAATGCATGTAATTATTTAACGAAAATGCTAAAGGCAAAAAATATGACCGCTACTGAGGTAAAAAGAGGGGTTTTTGAGCAACCTGTCAAAGTTGTAAATATGTAA
- the cmk gene encoding (d)CMP kinase, which produces MNIKVAIDGPAGAGKSTVAKKLAEKLNFTYIDTGAMYRALTYKTIIEDIDINNKDKIVELASKIDIKLENDRVLLDGIDISNEIRTPIVSEKVSLISKIPEVREIMVNLQRQLANNGSVIMDGRDIATVVMPNAQFKFFLTASAEVRAMRRYNELVEKKISVSYDDILRDIKKRDKIDMERDIAPLKKSDDSIVIDTSDMTIEEVVCKMYDIIVSK; this is translated from the coding sequence TTGAATATAAAAGTTGCTATTGATGGTCCAGCCGGTGCAGGAAAGAGCACAGTCGCTAAAAAGCTAGCAGAAAAGCTTAATTTCACCTATATAGATACAGGTGCAATGTACAGAGCTTTGACATATAAGACTATCATTGAAGATATTGACATAAATAATAAAGATAAAATTGTAGAATTGGCTTCCAAAATTGATATTAAATTAGAAAATGATAGAGTATTGTTGGATGGTATAGACATTTCAAATGAAATAAGAACCCCGATTGTTTCAGAGAAAGTGTCATTAATTTCTAAGATACCTGAAGTAAGGGAAATAATGGTAAATTTGCAGAGACAATTGGCGAACAATGGTAGCGTTATAATGGATGGAAGAGACATAGCAACAGTTGTGATGCCTAATGCACAATTTAAATTTTTTTTAACAGCCAGTGCTGAGGTAAGAGCAATGCGGAGATATAATGAATTAGTAGAGAAAAAAATTTCCGTTAGTTATGATGATATATTAAGGGACATTAAAAAAAGAGATAAAATTGATATGGAAAGAGACATTGCACCTTTAAAAAAGTCTGATGATTCCATTGTAATTGACACATCAGACATGACGATAGAAGAAGTTGTTTGTAAAATGTATGATATTATTGTTAGTAAATAA
- a CDS encoding 30S ribosomal protein S1 — MDDFMDEYSFNLIHAGDIVKGKIIKILSDGIIADISYKADAYVPKDQLSLDPNLDINKFFNVGDEIDLYIVKREDENGDVLASKIKADTELAKEKLDTAYKNGNILSGKIIEIIKGGVLADILGVKAFIPASQLDIHYVNNLNDYLGENVKVKIIDYIPNKKLIASQKVVLEEEKLKKKEELLKTLQEGQVIQGVVKSITKFGAFIDIGGIDGLIPLSEISWVRNKNINDILHIGEKVDAYVERIDKEKVTLSLRKLIPDPWTTISAKFKVGDVILGKIVNITTFGIFVDISDGVEGLVHKSDLLKNIKEYRIGENISVEILNIDTNNKKMSLREIDKNNESYELEREELNVSIIDRLQSIK; from the coding sequence ATGGATGATTTTATGGATGAATATTCTTTTAATCTAATTCATGCAGGTGATATTGTTAAAGGTAAAATTATAAAAATACTTAGTGATGGGATTATAGCGGATATTAGCTATAAGGCCGATGCATATGTTCCTAAAGACCAATTGTCATTAGATCCAAATTTAGATATTAACAAATTTTTTAATGTAGGAGATGAGATTGATCTTTACATAGTTAAAAGAGAAGATGAAAACGGTGATGTATTAGCATCAAAGATAAAAGCAGATACAGAATTAGCAAAAGAAAAACTAGATACAGCATATAAAAATGGTAATATTTTAAGTGGAAAAATCATAGAAATAATCAAAGGCGGAGTACTAGCTGATATTTTAGGTGTAAAAGCATTTATACCTGCGTCACAGCTTGATATACATTATGTAAATAACTTAAACGATTATCTAGGGGAAAATGTCAAAGTAAAAATTATAGATTATATACCGAATAAAAAGTTGATAGCATCTCAAAAAGTTGTATTAGAAGAGGAAAAGTTAAAAAAGAAAGAAGAATTGTTGAAAACTTTACAAGAGGGACAAGTAATTCAAGGTGTAGTAAAATCTATAACTAAATTTGGTGCATTTATAGATATAGGTGGTATAGATGGACTAATACCTTTAAGTGAAATTTCATGGGTCAGAAATAAAAATATAAATGATATATTGCATATTGGCGAAAAAGTAGATGCATATGTTGAAAGAATAGATAAAGAAAAGGTCACATTAAGTTTGAGGAAACTCATTCCTGATCCTTGGACAACTATTAGTGCAAAATTTAAAGTTGGCGACGTCATCTTGGGTAAAATAGTAAACATAACAACTTTCGGCATATTTGTAGATATTAGTGATGGGGTAGAAGGTCTTGTACACAAAAGCGATTTATTAAAAAATATTAAAGAATACAGAATTGGGGAAAATATTTCGGTTGAAATACTGAATATTGATACTAATAATAAAAAGATGAGTCTAAGAGAAATCGATAAAAATAACGAATCCTATGAATTAGAAAGAGAAGAGTTGAATGTATCTATTATAGATAGACTTCAAAGTATAAAATAA